aaacaaaaggcACAATTACAATCGTTTTCCCTAACAGGCCAATTTACAGATAATCAACCATTGTAAATTGCAGTGTTTTGATaatatcttcaaatttattcataGTCATAAATATGATGCTAATGTATTCCAATCCTATACTTgacaattttgaaattgacaGCAGAACTCGCAATGAAGATAAATTAAAACGACTATAGCTCCGATCATCcgaaaaaataacaagACTAATCGCAagactattttttttattcatacataaataaaacaggCATCACCCAATCCAGCAATCATTTCATTAACAACCTTTGGAGACTTTTTCAATGTGACACacaattcatcaaaatgGTGCTTTCCATCCAGCAAACCAAGCagttttttctcttcttcgGTTAAGTTATTCCTCATAGTCCTTCGTTCTAAGTATGGGTATTTATGCACACGATATATTAGCCCTTTTATAGTACCGAACGAGATTAGCCTTCGAACGTCTAAACctttgaaaatttctttgttctCGTTCATCCAATCCTTAACACGAAGTCCTTGCCTTAAACTACAATACAGTTTGAAAATAGTAGCAAAAGTAACGTTTTTCGCATTAGAGCTGTTAGTTGATACATATGCCGTACATTCTCTTTGAAAATCTGGGTCTTGTAAAAGGTTAGGAGCATTAGTAGTCATAGCATAAATATTAtggaattgaaaaatatcaGCTATAATTAGACAACCGTAATATAGAAAGTGTTCCATGCATTTTTGACAACTTCTATAGCTAACATTAGCTAATTCAGCAATCCTTTGAACTGAGTTTATGCCATTAATAAAAGGATAAACCTAAAAAATTAgtcaattttaatttttttggaagagaGTACCTTTTGAACAGTCATATCCCAATTTTTGTCCATGAGTAAATCCAACTGAGCCGTTAAAATTGGTACATGAAAACTTTTAACAGTAGGAGGAGAAGGAAAAACGGGAAAAAGCTTGATATTAATAGAATTTTGGTCGTCTTAGAAAGTTAGTTAAAGTCCGAATGAAATAATTGCGCATACCTAGCTGTATCATACACTCACAAAAGTTGTTCATGTCCTCCAAAATTTGCTCAATTACGCTGAAAATTACAGGTCTTTTGTTCAAATCAGATATATAAtgaatttgcttttctaaGACCTCTAAATTTCTCGCTAGTCGCTTTACTAGTGGTATATAACATGCtgaatcttcttcttcatgaAAAATCATACACATGTTGAAAATCAAAGCATTTCTCTCATAATTGCTACCTATAATTGATATTGGATGTCCAATGACTTGATAATGATTAGTACAAACAGTAATTGTTTTGTTGCAAAGTTCGCGTTTCGGAATCACATAGTCAGAAATAGTTTCGAATGGTAAAAGACAGTTCTTTCCACCATCAACATTTGTTACCGATCCAGCAGGAGCTTCACAAGCTACTATAGGGCCTTGTAAGGGATCaaataatgcaaaaaatattgcCAATAAACGAGGCGGAAAGCTGTCAGCTTGATCCATCCATCCCTCTTCAGAATACTCCATAGGAAAgctaaagaatttaaaaatttccgAGTTTTTTATCTAACCTTTAATTTATGAAGCTAAAACTTGTaagatatttattttaatatttcgTTATGCCCCTACTGGTGGATGCAAAAGCTTATGTGCAAGTGTCGATTTGGGGACTAACTTCAAAAACCATATAAATCTTTGTACGCTACCCAGAAAAGTAGTTGTGCtaatgaatttattatttacaaacaatATTCAGATTTCTGCATTGATGTAACGGTAAGATGGAAAGTCATATAACACTTGTGTACATTGGGTCAGTAAATTATACAAATTTGATTCTTAACGTCAAAGCTTCCTGACTACAGCCACATTTCGCTACATCATTAATGTTAATAAGGTGATAAAAATCATATCTGTATTAACATTAAGGATTATTTCGTATGGATAACAGATGCTAGCAGCCTCTAGGgttaaaagattttaaaaaagtataaaacTTGATTTTCTTAATCTTTTTGCTTGATAACTGCGCTAGTAATATCCAGTATACACAGTAATCATATAAAAATAGTTAATCTTTGAAACGATAGTTAATAGACTTCAGTCGgataaatcaaatttttactgAACAGGaagttttaataaaagtattTGTGTTATTTTTACGCTAGAATTCAAATACTAAAACTAAATTTGTGTAAAGCAGTATTATTACAACTTCTGCTTAATTCTTAACGTAAGCTTTCGCTTAACTTAAAcctaaataaaaagatcACAAAACCGCTAGATAATTGTAAAACCTTTTATCCATTCACTGAGTCAATTATTTGTCCATATATAAATCTAGAGAGAGAGAATTGTTTTGTTACTATAATTGATTTCCTATCTTTTCAAACATTTGAAGATATAAATCGCTAGTTTCCacagaaaattaaaataatgagGCACCAAGCCATATTGACTgtataaaagataaattaaGGAGATACAGTGGAAAATTGTGATTGAGCCAGTGAATTTTTTCGCTGTTAGAAAGCAACGAAAAATACGTCAAATCATTGAAACTTCAATTAGGCATAAGTGCATGAAAGCTCGATAATTGTTCGAGTTGTTTAGCTTAAAACGAATAGATTAAAGTGCGAAAAGAGCGGATGCGTTTAATTTTTAGGATATTTGGTTTCTTTTAATGAGCTTTAGTTCATTCTTACTATATcgttttgtaaataaacagGTTCTGCCTGGTTTTCTCCTtcctattttttataagcaATATATCCTTAGAGTTTTCATAAACTTGACAACTTAACAAAATTAGTTGCTTGAAGTTTGAAGGGCCTCCGTTAatggctttttttttgtttttaatttgataCGCTTCACTTTCAAGTTGATCATTATAACGTACCTCAGTGAGATAAAGACTGACGAGTCATCCAGCTCTAGCTAAGTATACTCGAGATATTTTATTGCAATATCTAATAATCatttaaacaaaacttGAATAATTCTGTTAAAATCGCAATTCATAAAACTGTTATGTAATTGTCATCGCTTATACATTAGCTTGTGATATTTACGTGTTTATCCGAGTGCACTATACATTAAAGGCACTACCACACCCGGCCAAATTGAATGTTTTGGGATTTTAAACATCGAATTGAACAGTCTGTTACAAATTTTAGAGAAACAACTTATGAAGCTTTTAGCCGATGTAAATTATTCTTGAAGACACTTCCAAAaacatcaatttttttttttgacagTAATTATACTAGAATGCCTTTTGATAATATGTTTTGAAGGATATTGTATCGGACAATTCCGTACTGTGGAATTGCTAAAGAATCTTGGAATTGACAGTTTGCCTATTTCATTAAcgctatttatttttgcatgcttctttatattatatttatgcGTAGAAGCTTTaagttcaaaaaatataattgaGGTACGTGAATTTTAAGCTATCCGTTTTTATCAACTAGAAAAAGCAAGCGGGATTTAAGTTTAATTCTTAAACAGTGCTAACATCCTTAGATCATCGGATTGCTATGCATTCATGTCgcattatttatttattccaTTGTTCAAATTTCAGAATTAGCAGAGATTCagaaagtttttctttccaaaaCACAATCCTCTCTTAATCCTATAACGCTAATTTTGAATAGGCATGAGGCAGGTAATGAGGGCATTTACTTTATACTTGAAGTCCCCAAGAGAATCAAACCATTCTTAATTGCGCTTCCGGTAATCCTTGGAGTAGCAAGTGTAATGTTAGGGTTCCTTGCACATGGAATGAACAAAGCGTATGGATGGGTCatctacaaaaaaataggtCCTGAACTACGCATGCGAAGGAGATATTTGGTTTATAAGATATACGTGACTTTGTTAAAGATTGATATATACTTTTGTAAGTTTactcaatttcaaaaatttatatccTAATAGCTAATATTCTAGTTTTGGGAGTGACAGTACAATATGTGATGGTTCTACCGGAGGATGCTGTTGTCGAATTCGTACTTACTATTTTGGTATTACCGCTTACGGTATTGATTTTAACTTTATCATTCAACTCTGTGTCTTCTGAAAATATGTTTCTCATGATGACagttcaatttttttacgtATGTGGCATACCGTATATCCTTTTCAAGATAATTCGGATGTATACTTCAACACAGAAAGAGTATTATGCTTCTTCAAAGCAGATGATTACCACTTTTTCGGTTATCACTCTTCTCCTTTTACTGTTCACAATTGCAATTGGTTTTGCGTGTTCtcacaattttaaaaagggTCTGAAAGAGTACTGTATGTGATGCTAAACCAGTTACTAAGAAATTCACTAACCATTTGAACACTAGTACATTTCcttaaagaaaagcaaaaaaatgatggtatttctccttctttgttttctccTAAGCCTCGTATGCCGATTGACGATTAaactttcttcttctttttctcttctctATTGTATTATTTCTAAAtgactttttttaacagtATGGACTTAATAAGTTTTTCattctatttatttctttccaaattgATTATACTTTTTTGTGGTtaattttcgtttttaatttttgttacttttaattatttctatttcatGCAATTTATTATCATATATTCATTTACATCACATATTCAATACAATTTAACTATCTGCAAAGTTCGTTATATAATTCAAGAGGAACTAAGTGTAGGTGGCATAACAAATGGTTGCTCAGCTGAGCTATCATGCGGAAGTATTTTTACAACTGAAGTAAAGtactcttcttcttcagacTTTCCTGTCTCATCGTGAATATCAAATTCGTCTTCAGGTTCCTCATattcaatattttcttctaGTTCTTGAAAATCTGGAGCAAACGCACTccaactttctttttgttcgACCGCCCATATATAAATACTTCCAGAATCTAAACCAACGGAAGCTACACAAGGAAATACTGGGTGCCAGTCTACGTCGACTAGCTCTTCTTTCGGACCTTCCagtatttttactaaagaTCCCATGCCTCTCTCCCATACGTATATCGCATGAGCCATTTGATAAGTAGTAGCAAAAACAAACTCACCAGTTTGACTGAATCCGCATGAATTCCATTGCAATCGATTGACTACATCTTGAAATTTATGCTCAACTTCAGGATTGTCAAGGTCTTGAATACTGACTGTACGGATAACGCGATCTGTAGAATTGAATATCAAAAACCTCTTGCAAAAGCTAAGTCGAATTTGCTTTATACTTTGTGAGGTGATCCGATGGGAAGACCTGATTTTAGTAGTAGATGCATCAATAACATGAAACCAACCCTTTGAGGTACCTGATAATATGTATTCTCCAGaaggatgaaaaaaagaaacaagtGTAACATGCTTAGATCTATTTCTCCTGTCTGAATAATTCTCGTCTATATCTGGGTTTGTTGGAAGGTATTTGTGTTTTGGTATACCATCATCAACAATAATTAATTGAGGAGACTCGTCGAGGAGTGATGCAACAAATGTATTGATTTTATGAGGGTGCAGGCTAGCTGACCAAACTGGAGCTGACAACACAACTTGATAAACAATGGATCCATCTCTCAAATCCCATAAAATGCATTTCCAATCTCTAGAGGCAGTCAGTAGAAACCTGTCACAGCTGGACCAACAAACTGATTGTATAGCTCGTGTATGGCCTGTCAATACTCTTGATACAGAGAAAGTTGATAAATCCCATATAACCACAGAGCCGTTGACAAGACCGGAGGCAAGATGATACCCGTTTGTACTAAATCTAATACTGGTAGCGTGGCCATGCTTCAAAGTAGTTGTTAATGCTTCAGGATAATCCGGAATAGAGAATGGATCAAGTAATTCCAAGTTCATGTCGCTGATGAagtatttgtaattttttctttttaaatgttgCAGCTCAAAATTTCAACAGCCACTCAAATCACCAGCTGcgaaaatacaaaaacttAGAATAATCTGTTCATTTACAAATTACCATACAAAAATACTTTACATTCTTCAAGGGGGTGTTTAAAATTGCAGAGGAACCAGTTAGTCTCACTCGAATTCTATAATAACACTGTGAGTGAAACAAATACCGACACTTGGTGTTGTTGGTTAAGTGTTAAATAGTATCTCGAAGATCTACTTCAAGAATTACCTTCTTCCTCTAGATAAATAAATCctatatttcaaaagaacTGAAATATATTTCGGCGTTTTCAAGTgcaatctttaaaaataactaTTTTCCCTAATCACAACTACACCTTGCAACAACAAGTTCTagataatttatttattttatcgACACAacgataaaaataaagaaaaacagctatttaataaatttatccTCGGGGGAAAATGAAACtgcattctttaaaatgtaCAGCCTTACGAACTAAATATTAATACAATCTTTTAGTTGAGATAACTAATGCTTAGCTGAGTTTAAACACCAGCctaataaaacaaatacatAGTGATGATATAAAAAGGTagcattgaaaataataccGTTTGTCTCATGGCTGAACATTAATGCTAAAAGACAAGATAGTTATGAATAACCAAGACtatgatttaaataattcaCTGCTGCTATGCTCATTAAACAATAACTTGATGTATTGGTTTATCCCATTAATCATGTGAGCTTTAAAGTTCGTGATCTTTTTTGccttttgtaaaaaaaaaaaagcttaaagagaaaaacaTGAGGAAATTCACTTGAAACTGTTCGTAAGTtactatttaaataatttaatatgCAATGTACTTAAAGTAATTTGGATGAAGAAATGCACTGATGGTGTTTAGTAGCGAAACACCACTAGTGAGGTATGTATAATGTTTTAGCACATATCAACCAAGCAACTGCCAAGGTTCATTGAAAATCCGTGCGCGGCAGTATAAATCCTTGgatttgcattttttattaaattaatatttttattaggagtggtttcattttttagcTCTTTGAGTGCATCCACTGCTATTACACGCCGATTTCCTTACGTTGGCCTACTTCAAATGTCTAATCTATCGTTCTTTCAGACTTTAAGCGGGCTTGCGGAAAATGCAAAGCAGATAGCAAAAAGCTCGAGTCTTTCTTTCGAAGAAAATGAGCTTTCCCACTCCGATTTATTACGCCTCTTGAACTCCAACTCTGATGCTGGCAAATTAGAGGCGATTAACTTCATTTTAGCTCAAATGATGCACGGCGAAAATATGTCGTTATACTTCCCAGATGTTGTGAAGTTAGTTGCTTCAGAAAATCCGGAAATACGACGCCTGGTccatatttatttactccAGTATGCTGAGTTCAATCCAGATCTTGCTTTGCTGTCTGTTAATACTGTTCAAAAAACACTGTATGATAAAAACCCGTTAACTAGATCTACCGCAATTAGAGTTATGAGCAGTATCAGGGTGCCTGCCATTAATGGAATCGTTCTTTTAGCAATTCAGCAATGCATTACTGATACAGCTGATCGCGTTCGCCAAAGTGCGGCATTGGCAATTACAAAGTGCTATTCTCTTGACCCTTCATATAAATCGCAATTGGAAGAGCACATCAAAACGCTTTTATCTGATAATAGTCCTATTGTAGTCCCAGCTGcattatttacttttgaagTCGTTTGTCCTGAgaaattagaaattattCATCCATATTATCATAGGATATGTACTCTTTTCCCGCAAATGAATGACTGGGACAAAGTAGTGGCTTTGAAAACATTGGTTAGATATGCCAGACTTACATTACCCGAGCCTTCAACTCCTTCAACACATTCAGATTTAAAGGAACTACTTGAGTCAATAAAGTCTTGCTTTTTCTCTCTTCTTCCGAGTACTATTATAGCAGGTGCTCGTGCTTTTTACTATCTAGCTCCTTCAAATCAAATGCACTTAATCGTTGAACCATTGTTGCAGCTTTTGCTCGAAAAGCCAATTGTTAGGACGACAACTTTACGATATATTTCTCAAATTGTATATAAAACACCGGTAAGTATATATCATTGCCCTGTATTTAAACGACTCTAACATGATATTAggaattatttaaaaaccaTATAAAGAGTTTCTTTCTAATTGCTTCTGACAGTGACGATACGTgccttttaaaaatcaacataTTGTCGCGTTTATTGGATGCTCAAAATTCATCGCAAATCCTTCCCGAATTATTGTATTACATTAACAGTCATCCGAATCCTTCTGTTGCATCAACGGCGGTAAAGGCATTGGGTGATTTTGCTAGTGCTAACATTTCTATGGCCCCCTCTTGTCTTAACACTTTATTGCTGTTACTTAAATCACATAATAGCCTTATCGTGACAGAAGCTGCCTCTTCACTTCGGCTTCTCATTCATAATGATCCTAAAGAAATATATCTGCAGTATTTAGCTGCAACGTATGAAACTTTGGAAGTACCGCGGGCCAAATCCGTTACACTATGGCTTATTTCGGAGCATATACTAATCATACCGCGACTAGTCCCTGATGTGCTACGCATTGCTGTTAAAACTTTTGCTGATGAGACATTAGAAGTGAAGTATCAAATTCTCGAATTATCGGTAAGACTATATGTTTTGTCTCATTCTGAAGAGAAGCAAAACGATTTAGAGTCAAGAGATGATGTCGTGTCActactttttaattatgtTTTATCTTTGATACACTTTGACATGAGTTACGATTTACGAGATAGAGCTAGGTTTTACAAAGAACTAGCTAGTACACCGAGTTCTGAATTTACTAGGCGCATCGTATTGGAAAGCAAGGGGAATagtcaaaaagaaattattgcTTCTCGGGACTACTGCATTGGTACCGCTAGTTTATGTTTGAATGAAGACGTGATGGGATATGAGCCAATCCCTAACTGGGCTGATGTCTCTGATTTACCGCCTGATTCTGTCCGAGAAGGTATCAAGGATGTTTTGCCAATAAACCCTCATACGGgaaatatttattcaaacaATTCACCGGGTGTGAAAGCATTATCTTCTGATAACTTTAAACGTGATTTTGGAGATACTAACGCAATTAACCGTCCAAAATTTGTTGGCCAGCAAACGCTTGAAGAATTTTATGCTAGTGAAACTTCTGAAAGTTCTGAAGGAGAATATGAAACATCAACCAGTGAAagtgaagatgaagaaacGGATGATACTTCTCAAGAGGAAGAcaacgaaaaaaatagtacACCTGATGAAGATACAGAGAACAACAATACCAGTTCTATATCTACTAAAAGTATAATGGATAGGCCGCTCACAGAACCTGAACCTAACTATTGGCAATCATAAACAATTGATAATGTAAATATTCAGTTTTGGAATGTAATCATGCAAATAATTGTACTTCATTTAAACGGCGAATAAATATTAGctaataataaacatgATGGATTCACGGAAGATaattaaagctttttatttcaataaCGCTTATCATGGATTGAAATACAAACAACGATTATTACCATGATGCCTTGCTGAATGGATTAGTgacaaaagtaaaaatgcTTATTCTTACCGAACTCCGGGTAATTTATTAGCTAGTGCTTTAAGTCGAAAAGGAAACTGAAATAGTCAGCATCAAAAATGCATTTATATGACATTATAATCGTACCCTTGCAAGTCCAAACGCACGAAATACACCTCGGCCTCTACCTGTCTCAATACAgcgattttttatttttgtagGATGTGCATTAGTCGGTAAAGCCTCAATCCGCTTTTTGGCTTCTAAACGCACCCGAAGAGGTAGCTCAGGATTTCTATATATATAGAGATTGCTTTGACGTTCAACTTCGTGTTCAGCAAAAAGTCTCCTACATAATAAATCACGAAATGCTTTATGCTTCAGGTGGCCCAAAGCcctcatattttttatttctggTTTAGAAGGCTTCTCTGTTGTGTTCAAATTGTGAGTGTATTCTCAGTAGAT
This portion of the Schizosaccharomyces pombe strain 972h- genome assembly, chromosome: I genome encodes:
- the npr2 gene encoding Npr2/3 complex subunit Npr2, producing the protein MEYSEEGWMDQADSFPPRLLAIFFALFDPLQGPIVACEAPAGSVTNVDGGKNCLLPFETISDYVIPKRELCNKTITVCTNHYQVIGHPISIIGSNYERNALIFNMCMIFHEEEDSACYIPLVKRLARNLEVLEKQIHYISDLNKRPVIFSVIEQILEDMNNFCECMIQLDDQNSINIKLFPVFPSPPTVKSFHVPILTAQLDLLMDKNWDMTVQKVYPFINGINSVQRIAELANVSYRSCQKCMEHFLYYGCLIIADIFQFHNIYAMTTNAPNLLQDPDFQRECTAYVSTNSSNAKNVTFATIFKLYCSLRQGLRVKDWMNENKEIFKGLDVRRLISFGTIKGLIYRVHKYPYLERRTMRNNLTEEEKKLLGLLDGKHHFDELCVTLKKSPKVVNEMIAGLGDACFIYV
- the swd1 gene encoding Set1C complex subunit Swd1; amino-acid sequence: MNLELLDPFSIPDYPEALTTTLKHGHATSIRFSTNGYHLASGLVNGSVVIWDLSTFSVSRVLTGHTRAIQSVCWSSCDRFLLTASRDWKCILWDLRDGSIVYQVVLSAPVWSASLHPHKINTFVASLLDESPQLIIVDDGIPKHKYLPTNPDIDENYSDRRNRSKHVTLVSFFHPSGEYILSGTSKGWFHVIDASTTKIRSSHRITSQSIKQIRLSFCKRFLIFNSTDRVIRTVSIQDLDNPEVEHKFQDVVNRLQWNSCGFSQTGEFVFATTYQMAHAIYVWERGMGSLVKILEGPKEELVDVDWHPVFPCVASVGLDSGSIYIWAVEQKESWSAFAPDFQELEENIEYEEPEDEFDIHDETGKSEEEEYFTSVVKILPHDSSAEQPFVMPPTLSSS
- the apl6 gene encoding AP-3 adaptor complex subunit Apl6 → MSNLSFFQTLSGLAENAKQIAKSSSLSFEENELSHSDLLRLLNSNSDAGKLEAINFILAQMMHGENMSLYFPDVVKLVASENPEIRRLVHIYLLQYAEFNPDLALLSVNTVQKTLYDKNPLTRSTAIRVMSSIRVPAINGIVLLAIQQCITDTADRVRQSAALAITKCYSLDPSYKSQLEEHIKTLLSDNSPIVVPAALFTFEVVCPEKLEIIHPYYHRICTLFPQMNDWDKVVALKTLVRYARLTLPEPSTPSTHSDLKELLESIKSCFFSLLPSTIIAGARAFYYLAPSNQMHLIVEPLLQLLLEKPIVRTTTLRYISQIVYKTPELFKNHIKSFFLIASDSDDTCLLKINILSRLLDAQNSSQILPELLYYINSHPNPSVASTAVKALGDFASANISMAPSCLNTLLLLLKSHNSLIVTEAASSLRLLIHNDPKEIYLQYLAATYETLEVPRAKSVTLWLISEHILIIPRLVPDVLRIAVKTFADETLEVKYQILELSVRLYVLSHSEEKQNDLESRDDVVSLLFNYVLSLIHFDMSYDLRDRARFYKELASTPSSEFTRRIVLESKGNSQKEIIASRDYCIGTASLCLNEDVMGYEPIPNWADVSDLPPDSVREGIKDVLPINPHTGNIYSNNSPGVKALSSDNFKRDFGDTNAINRPKFVGQQTLEEFYASETSESSEGEYETSTSESEDEETDDTSQEEDNEKNSTPDEDTENNNTSSISTKSIMDRPLTEPEPNYWQS
- the mrp2 gene encoding mitochondrial 37S ribosomal protein uS14m, giving the protein MRALGHLKHKAFRDLLCRRLFAEHEVERQSNLYIYRNPELPLRVRLEAKKRIEALPTNAHPTKIKNRCIETGRGRGVFRAFGLARFPFRLKALANKLPGVRKASW